Genomic window (Rosa chinensis cultivar Old Blush chromosome 6, RchiOBHm-V2, whole genome shotgun sequence):
ATTTGGAAATACAAATCCTAGGATAATTAAGTCCGCTCAAAGACGATGGACTTGGAAAGGAAATAGTATTTGCCTACACCAACAAACTAGAGGAGATCCTCAGTCGGAGAGCAGCAAGAACGGGAAAAGTTGTTAGCATGCGTCAAAGGCTAGCTAGGGCTAAATTGTCGATAATATTTTGCTCGAAAACCCTAAGGCTCACGATTTTATTACTTAAAACAAACGGAACTATTTGCCGAAGTGCatcaaaatgaaaaatcaaTATGTCCCAAAATAGACAAATTGCTTTGCATTGTTCACTTCATAGGCTATTTCatgcatttcttttttttctttgacaaaggaatttttatcaataaaatggtGAATTACACATCTAAGGGGATTAAAATGTGgtcttgtttaaaatgttgtctgatctaagaaaattaaaaaatttaattatgatTGGCAAGAtgttttctcttaataataatatgggtaatttaaaatattaataatcaattattattgttgttgttaatAATTACTTTGGATGTGAAAAGAGGATTTCGAATTCAGAAGTCAGAATCAGTGCATTAGACATTAGATAGCCGAAGCTCCATATTATTCGACTCAACACCTACAAACATCTGTTTATGTAAGGATGCTAAACCCTTAGCACTTGTTGGTTGGCAGACATTACAAAACTTAACCAATGCTTCTTTAATGAAAAGCAAtcttataaaaataaaagcacTTCTTAAGGGATATCCTATTGAATTTTGCTGCTGGTTGGTTACTCAACAACCCATTTGTGTTACAAAACTGCCCAATAGAAAAGTTTAAACAATAGACTTAAAAACCCAATTCAGATATATTAGTTACTGaaattattatgaatgactaTGTTTATCGTCAACTTTGCTCATTTATCAATAATTCTTgcactaaaaaaaataattgtaaatctTACACTTTGGGCTATTCTTACTTTCTTAGTTGAgttataatttcttttttctgaaaaaaaaaatatatatatatatatatatatattttaagatCAAAAGTACGTCATTTAACGAAATCTCACTTACAGATTTAATGAAGCCTCACTTACAGACCATGATGAATTTTTTGAccttatataaaaaaaaaattaaacaaagtaAATTAAAATAGTTGCCGAAGACAATAAGAAAATCTGCAAATGGTTTCATTGCACAAACAATATTAACCCTACGAGAAGGTATATACGTAACAAGAGTTAATCAATCGGGGACTctgtcatcgaaaaaaaaatcGAGGACTCAACTAATCTAATAGTCAAAACACGAAGCTTGATAATACAAAatgaagaatttcaaaaatccaGGTTGTCCCTCTACCAAATGCCAGAAATTAGATGCTGCCAATGTCAGAAATTAGTACAAGCATCTTCGATCGAAGTAAACACAATGAGCACTAAAATCATATCAGGATGAGGATAGACTTGTAATCCAAAGTTTGGCCCATATTTGGACCCGATCAGAATCTCGAATCACAAATAATCTTAATCTAGACGCTAGTAGTAACTCACCAGCACGAGGCTCGCTCCAAACACTATCGAAGAAagccatcaccaccaccaccaccacctgtAAGAAAGAAATCCGCACTAAAACCGTAGACCATGCAGGATAATCTTATAGTACATCGACCCCAAAACCGGCCACCAGCGACTCCAATATCAAGTGGAAAAAAATTGCACCCAAAGAGAATAGATCAGGAGTACGTCTGTGCATCATCTATCAGAGGAGAAAAACGTAGACCATGTCCCAAGGGATAGTTGAAATTAATCTAAGAAAAAGATATTGAGTGCTTCAATATTAATtaatgacacgtttacttacttggaatgaaaaacaaatcatgaatcggagacaactggaatgggagaagaaatgaatcgaTCTTGATTATGGAGGCATTAATTGATTCCTAAAATAATCTTCTCCCTTTGTAATAAAATTtttgagtattcaggaatcgattttTGACaaggaggtgagacctacatccattccgatttctttatgtgttagtaaacgcatgtaTTCTTCTATCCCGGAACCATTTCGATTCATTTATTAATAAACGCATGAATACTTTTACCCCAAAAATATTCtcttaattttcattttaaataagTAAACGTGCTCTTAATTTCATAGTATAGTAAAAGTATAACCCAACATATTTAtgttattttagaaaattaatataATCTTGTTAACAATGAAATTGAGTATAATAAACCCATGCCGTCAACTTTCAGGTCTACCCATCACATGGGACTGACAACAACTTTAACAACAGGCACAATCTCGTAAATATCTTCAACTCCAATGTCATTCCACATTCCTACAAACCATATAACCCATTAGTCCTCCAACCATATTCTCATACCCGTTATCAAAAGAAACTTTCCGCCATCTTTTTTGTCCAACTCCAGTGGAGTGGAGCGCAGCTCTTACTTTCCCCTACTTTTAAATTCCACCAATCTCCGGCAAAATGTCGACGGGAATGAGCAAATGCAACAAGCTCCGACGCATAATCAGAATCCGTCAAATGCTACAACGCTGGCACAAGAAGGCTCACCTCAAGGCCTCACCGCTTGCGCCGTCGGACGTCCCAGCGGGACACGTCGCCGTCTGCGTCGGCAGCAGCTGCAGGAGGTTCATCGTGCGCGCTACCTACTTGAACCACCCcatcttcaagaagcttctggTGCAGGCCGAGGAGGAGTACGGCTTCGCCAACCAACCAGGACCTCTGGCCATCCCATGCGACGAGTCGTTCTTCGAAGAGGTTCTTCAGATGCTCTCCAGGTCGGACTCTGGTAGATCCGGGAGGTTCTTGAGCCTGGAGGATCTCCAGAGACCCTGCCATGTTGATACTTTGAACAAGCTTCAAGTTCTGGATGAATCCTGGCCTTTGCTCCACGGGAAGGCTGATAAATCAGTGTGTTAGGTCCATGTTTCAGTCGAGGGTTAAGCTAAAAGAGACTATATATTCAGCTGGGTTTCTGAGTTGCAAGAAGTTCTAACATTTTTGGTTTAACAATAGTGTTGTAGTATTCTTTTGGGTCTATTATTAGAGCTTTCCTAAGAGGAGAATTTGTGCattattaactttttttttttttttttatcctgtGTATTATTAAATTGATATTGAGAAACTGTACAATTTAATGCTCGTCTTTTTTAGGTTTCTATGTTTGTACGTACACTTAAAGTTGAAATCTGTTTATAGCAAAAACCTGCGAAATTGAGAGAACTGCTATCAGTCATAAATGGAGAGTTCATATTTATTGATCAAAcaactaaaaatcaaaataaacaaaatagaatatGAGAATACAAAATTATCAAAGCTTATGCATGTAGTCataattaattacattaaacTTTTATATCATAGTTGTGAGaaccaaaaatttcaaaaatattaaattaaaaatataaagtTGAGGATATCATCGATAATTATATCATTGAATTTCTTGACAAAGTGGTAGTTTAAGGGATCGATCAAATGAGGGTGACCTATATaaaggaaaagggaaaaaagaaaaagatagttAAATTTAGGTCCCTACAAATATGGGGGAAAAGATTATGTAGAAAAGTGGGAGTTGCTAGCACCTTGCGATCATGGGATTGGCACACTGGCGTGTATAGAACTTCTAACTTGATGAATTACCAACCTTCCCTCTCTGTGGTCAAGATCATTTGACAAGTTGACAACCTCTATCCTTTAATGTATGATCCCATCACATTCTAAAGTAGAGTAACTCAGGCAAATTCTAGGAATGATTGACGCCCTGAAATGCGTCAATTATGCACTTCTACACCGTGAGGATAAAGGCGTGCAATCAAGAAATTTGAAACTTCGCACAATGATGAACTGCGATCGTTTTCATGCCAGCTAGTTTTCAGCTACTGGAAAGTTAATAGTATACAATGAATGTGTTAGAATTTATGAActtaagagcaagtccacccgttgagcttgaccggtcaagatTATTTACTGCTTTTTTGCCTTATATTTCTACTATCGAGGCTGGCAGGTCAGATACTGCTTACAAAATGTCACGACTAGTCAAGTTTTTAGTTGAGTTCTTGCATGTGTGTTATCAATTTGCATATATCTGTGCACATTGGATTAATTAGATGTTGAATTAAATACTATGTCATGTAAGCTttcattaattaaatttttagtattttttttatctatgcTTGATGTGTTGTACATTTATTGTTAAAGATTTATTGTTAGTATTGTCGGTTAATATCTTCATAATTAGCTGTTTGTTTTACTCTTTTTCTAGTTGACATAGATATTGGTAAGAGAAAAAATGGACAAGTCATGGATTGATTGGGCAGATTGGTGTTCTAAGCCATATTGTGCAAAATAGAAGATTTCTTGGCCGTTGCATATGTCAATAGGGATCTGAGTGCAAAGGATATATTGTTCTTGTAGAAAATGTGAAAATCATGAATTCTTTGAAAAAGTAGTGGTGTGACAACATTTTTGTGATAATGGATTTTGAAAGTATAAGAAATGGGATAAACATGGTGAGTCCAAAGATGGTGCTTATTCATTAAATATAGATCAAAATACAGGGTCAGATGATTATATAATGAAGATATGGTTAGACTTGTCAAAAAAGCTATAGGAACTGCAAATGTTGTTAGACCACATGATGAATCTGCTTGTTGGGTCAAACGAACTTACTAAACATTTCTTAAAGTTGATGAAAAGTGCAAACTTTCCATTATATCCTAGTTATAAGAAACATACAGCCTTGTCATTCATTGTTAGACTTCTACAAGTGGAACTATTACATCCATGGACGGACACATCTTTCAAAGACTTGCTTGAGATATGTGATGAATCTATACCAGATGTAAACCTTCCTAATTCTTATTATGAAGCACAGTAGTTAACTGAACCTTTAGGCTTCACGTATAAAATAGTGGATGCTTGCCCTAATAGTTGTATACTATTCAGAAATGAAGACATAAATCTTGACCAATAATTGATATGAAAGGCATTTCGATGGAAAGATAATGGTGGTAGTACAATGAACGATTTGGGACCGGGGAAACAAAAGCAGCAAAACAAGCAAGATATTTTCCTTTGAAACCAAGGTTGCAGAGGTTGTTTATGTCCTCTAAAATGGCAACGCTTGTGAGATGGCATGCCAAGAAATGAATTTACGATGATGTGTTTAGACATCCTGCTACTCTCTTGTATGGAAGAATTTTGACAATAAACACCCAAGTTTTTTTGGAGACATTCGAAAGGTAAGGCTTGGGTTGGCCTCAGATGGATTTAATCTGTTCCGGTCTATGAAAATAATTCATTGTACTTGGTTTATCATACCGATTCCTTACAACTTACCCCCAATGATGTTAATGAAGCAATGATATCTATATGTGCTTATTGATGAACGAAAAAGACCTGGTGATAAGATTGATGTTTACAAGCAGCCACTCATTGAAGAGTTGAAGGAATTGTGGGATAGGGTGCAGACACTTTTGACGCATCAAGCAATCAAATGTTTCAAATGCATGCTGGATTACTTTGGACGATTAATGACTTTTCTACCTATGGTAATATATTAGGGTGAAGTACAAAAGGTGAATATGCATGCTCTTCTTGCAACTATGAAATTGATTTTGTATGCTTGCCAAATGGTAAAAAGTTTTCATATGGGAGCAGCATGTGGTTTTTACCTTATGATCACAAGTATCCGAAGGATCCCAGGTCTTCTTGCAAGATCTTCTCACACAGCTTCAGTGTTACATCTCGTACGTAAATTtccctgtttactagtcatttgggcagtaaacgacaattatctTTACTTTTACCTTCgtttcgaaacttttaggggcactaaaaattgactttttatccTGTTCACTTTTTGAAGAAATTTCCATTTGGAAAGTTATAGAGGGTGTTAAAACGAGTTTGTGGACACGCGGCATGCTAAAATCGAAGTTCATACGAAGAAATTATGATCTAAAAAGCTGAAGTTATTATTTCAAGAAACCTACTTTAAATAGCAATTGACCCttccatttttagaaatttCCATTTCAGTCACAGCACCGACATTTCAGTTTTCCTCGAGACAAATCCAGATCACTGACCTGACCCAAATCTGAAATCATGCAATTTCTTTGCCGTCCAGCCACACCACCAGGTGTTGTTCGaaccgcctcctcctcctctacaaACTCATGGGTGTAATTCAAGTTATCCGGCCGTGAGGAAAGAGAACGAGAAAAGCATTCACTGTGCCGAACGGAGAAACCTGGTTAGATCTTCGTTTTCCAGCCACCTTCGGCGACACCACAAAATGGATTTTGAAGGTCTTGCTATGCTGATCATCCCGGTACAAGCCTTATAGCTCTATTTGATAggagaagcaagaatcgaagcATTGAAGGTTTCGGTTTCCCTAAATGTTGGAGGTAAATTTTGGCTTCCTTAATTAAAACTGGCCTATGTTGTAGTTAGAAGGGGTTGGGGATGTTGTAGTGAACAATTTGGCATAGGTATTGCTACCTAATTTGGTGGTCGGAGAGGCGGCGCGTGAGGCTCACCCTCAGCCACTTGTGGCTGCGCATAGGGGTGCGTACGGCCACTTCAGATATTTTGCTTTGGTCTATTATGGAGAGCTCATCGTTATGAGCATGTGGATATAATTGATTCTATTATCTATATGAAGTTTCTTACACAAGAATGTGGTTGATGGATTGATTGATATGGGCAAGTTTTTTTAAACAATTGTGCTGCAAACTAAATTGTGCAGCAAATTTGGAAGAGGCGCGTTCTTTCAtattggtaaccctttgtgatctTCAGAAGATATTTCCaccatcttttttctttatgtaaTGGAACATTTATCTGTACGTCTAGTTGAGGAAGCATTAACTACCGGTGTTGTGTAGTTTCAATGGATGTATTAAGAGATATCTGTTAATTTTAAaggaatatatacatattaggGCTAGTCCGGAAGCATCAATAGCTAAAGTTAATCGGGTGGAAGAGCCTATTCAGCAAGCCCTCTAGTTAATGATGAATAGTGTTGTAGTCAAGGGTGTGAAAGAAAAACGTTAAGTTTGGGAATATTTGTTTCAATTATCTAGTTTGGTAGATCATTTTAAGTAGGAAAGACTTCTTTATGTGGTTGGTTTAGTTAATTGCAGTCTGTACTTAGTAATGAAATTTAACGTGGCACTTGTTAGTTATGGAATAACTAAGATAGCTATAAAATGGATGGAATATTTTGGTACTTTAGATTGTTTAATTATATCCTCATGTTTAGATGTGTAGAATTGTGGAAAAAATTGGGTTTGCAAAATTGGTTACGTCGGTTATTGGCTATTATTAAAACCTACATCTGGAAAATATTAGGGCATGGGGCTgtgcctcccagctaggctgggttccaaacccctttaaaaaaaaaaaaaaaaacactagggTGGTGATAGCCGTAGCAATTCTAGAAGGAGCTAAAATTGGCGGGAATTAAATATTAAGTACAAAATTCAATATGCCggttattttaaaaaaaaatttggagagaaaattattgaatttaaaatatattcacattttaacctttcagtttttaggtcctaatgtatagatcatctctgcaaaatttcaaccaaattaatgatcgttaagacattaaaaactgcaatttacaacaatgaacacgaacggtttcggttcgacagattcggttcgttcatgtaaattgcagttttggataatttaacaatcatcaatttggctgaaaatttgcagaagtgatctatacattaggacctaaaaactgaacgattaagatgtgctgatgtgaatatgtgatcgaaaagtggccaaaaactggaaatccgttccataagcttaggtaaggatatccttacctgagaaaaatcctataaatatatatatatatatatatatatatatatattgcaagtGACGGGATCTTCCGTAGCAAATAGGTTACTTGCGACGCCATTTTCAATTGATACATGTTGTGACATAATAAGCAACAAAATTGATTACGGCCCCCATTGTTGTCGCTAAGTTAGGTATTTACTACGACATGTTGCCATAGCCATGAGCAGTGGCGACGCCACCAATGACATCAGCCTAATTGTCATCACCTAATAGCGATTGGTTTTTCGTGACAATAATTTTACTTTCCGCCATggccactatatatatatatgactaaatacttgttactcctcatacttttctcttaaaaacagtttagtccaaaattttaaaattaaataggttagtccttattctctctaattctcacacaataggtctaaaatgactattttacccctcactctttttttatttgttttttattttttctgctttgcTCTCTCatctgtctctctctcccccattTACTCCTCGGCGTTTCTCTCCACACCGGCCAGTATCCACTTGCGACAACCTAGTGACATTAATCGGATTTGGAGGCTGAGGATCCATCTTCGAGCTTGGATCCAAGCTTCTTGATGTCCATGTAGGTGCAGAAGACGTCATCTTCAGAGCCGAGCTCCTTAGAGTTGTTGGATGGCGGTCAAAGGGACTCTGGAGCAGATCCAGGTCATCAGGGATTCGGAAATGGACCTCCGATTGGGCGCGGTAATGGTAGGAGACTAGGAGCCACGAATGGCTTGGAGGCTTTTTGCATTGGTACGATCGTCCACTAATTTTTGCACATCTTCTACGACCTCACCCGCCGCCACTTCGTGCTGGAGGTCATCAGGAAGAATGGCTGCCTCGTGGAGGGGGTTGTCCACCTCCCCGGAAACCTTCCGGTCAAGTTCGATTCGCAGGATCTGCTTCAGATTGGGGATAAAGGGTTTTACTTTTTGTTGTTGATAAGGAGTACTCTGGGTCGACCTATTAAGCTCAGGCATTAGGCGGTGGCGGTCGGAGGCGGTGGTGGTAGTGGGAAGAAAAGGAGGGAAGGGTATGATGGTTATGGGTATAGTGGTGGGCTAGGTTGCTGCGATTGTGTTGCGGCAAGTGATAGGTCTCCATGGAGAAGAAAGAAggtttgggtgcccagagaaaatTATGGGTAACTGTGTATCGGCACGTGGGCCATTTTCCGGGGTCGCCGGATGACGCAGAGGCTGGACCAGACTCGTCAGAGGCCGGTGAGTACACTAGTAGTAGAGGTGAGTTGCATGGTGGTGTGAGAGACTAGtcatggaggagagagaatatGGGAGAGCTTTTGAATTGGAACTCCGATGTGCGGCTTTCGGCTGTCCATTGTCGCTTTTGGGTTGTTTGCTTCGATTACAGCAGCCATTGATTCCTAAGGTAAAGCTTCTAAATTGGAAAGTTCATAGCAGAAAATTGATGAAGAAACGGATATGTAATCCTGAGAGGGAGggaggaggggagagagagaagcagaaaaaaaaaattaaaaaaagagaggaaaaaaaaaagtgaggggtaaaatagtcattttgaaCCTATTTTGTGAGAATTAGGGAGAATAAGGACTAAcctgtttaattttaaaattttggactaaaGTATTTTTAAGGGAAAAGTATGAgaagtaacaagtatttagtatatatatatatatatatatatatatatatatatatatatatatatacagatcctttCCAGAGCGGaactccgctttgaaattaacatgtgaTGTTCGAgattttggtcacttttcggtcgcatatccacatcttgaccattcagtttttgggtactagtgtatagatcatctctgtaaattttcagccaaattgatgatcgttaaggcattgataactgtgTTAAAGCTAGTGCGGTTCAGGTTGATAGATTCAGTCAgtctattggtttaagcgagttaaataccttaacgatcattaatttggctgaaaatttgcaaagatgatctatacagtagtacctaaaaaataaacaatcgagatgtggatatgcgaccgaaaagtgaccgaaaactcgaacttcacatgttaatttcaaagcggagctccgctctggataaaatctgtatatatatatatatatatatatatatatattttggactaaatactgtttagtccatGAGCTTTTGACTATAAAACACTTCCGTCcatgaccttctaatttcacacgtttagtccctgtacttcaaaatttcagaccaataggtccttgccatctaaaagtcgcggcgaaatgtctattatgccctcagttctttttttttaattaattaattattttattttttttggaaaaggaatttttttcccttctttctttccgtttttatttttctggtttttttccctttctttctttctgtttgaaaaaataaataaagaaaaaagaaaaaataattatttaatttaaaaaaaagaactgaggacATAATAGGCATTTCACAAcgacttttagacggcaaggacATATTGGTcttaaattttgaagtacagggactaaacgtgtgaaattagaaagtaaaggactgaagtgttttatggtcaaaagctcaaagactaaacagtatttagtcctttttttttttgaagtgacATGAAGGTACCCATTTTTAGAACTCAATCTACGTCCCTGATGAAAAAGAGGATGAGTGATATTTAACTACACTAACTCGATCCTAAACTTCTACTTCATACCTTCATGAACTCAATGGACTCTATATGCTGACTTCACTGAAAAGAAGCCTTTGTtttgttggcgtgagtcatgccGTGTAATATtaggattgtgaatattgtattattattaggaatgtgtaattagtttcctagtAGGTCTTGatgtatcttgtatatatactccGTTCTTGGATAAGGTAAATAACGCATTAGACCCGCTACGTACATCTGGACAGTCCGCACTCGATTGGACCTCCAGACCTGTCCACCCAGTAGGCCGGCGAAGAACCCATCCCGGCTTCCACCCTGTCAGCAGGCAAAGCACCAGTCCTTGCTTTCGGCTTCGGCGTCATCTTGGACAGTGACTCAGTCCTTACTTCTGGCATCATTTTGAACAGTGAACCAATCATTGCTTCCGTCGATGAGAACAGTCCCCTCTCTCCTTCAGCGGTCTCACCTGCTCCTGCATCACCCAAGGTATGTTCTCACCCTTCTTTATCTAATCCATCTTCTGTGTCAACTAGTATTCCCACAAAAAATTTGCCTAATCGTTCATCCCGTGGTCAGCCCCCGAAACACTATGAACCTACTCTGAATGcaaaagctaaataccctattgCTAATTATGTGTCGATCCATAGACTGTCTAAACCGTATGTTGCCTTTGTGAATCAATTGTCTTCTGTGTCTCTtcctagtaaagtgcaggatgccaTGAGGGATGGGAAGTGGATGCAAGCAATGACAGTCGAAATGGATTCTCTTGAGAAGAATTGTACGTGGGAGTTAGTCGATCCCCTTACCACCCGAGAAGAAGACAGTTGGTTGTAGGTGGGTGTATACCGTGAAACACAATTCGGATGGATCGGTGGACATGTACAATGCAAGATTAGTGGCTAAAGGCTACACTCAGAAGTATATGGGGTGGATTACGGTGAGACGTTTACACCGGTGGCCAAGATTAACACAATTCAGGTACTTCTTTCGTTAGCTGCTAATCTTGACTGGCCTTTGCAACAatttgatgttaagaatgcattcttgcatGGTGATCTGCACGAGGAGGTTTATATGGATTTGCCTCCTGGATATGGCACTTCTACTGGAGAGCGTGTGGTGTGAAAATTGAGGAAGTCTCTCTATGGTTTAATGCAGTATCCTAGAGCTTGGTTTGGTCAATTCACCAAGTTCATGAAAAGAGTTGGGTACCGGTAGAGCAATTCAGATCATACCTTGTTCCTTAAACATCGGTGTGGTAAAGTGACtgctttaattatttatgttgaCGACATGGTTGTGATAGGTGATGACTTTGAGGAGATTCAAAGATTACAAGGTCAGTTatcttctgagtttgagatgaaagatttgggtaatttgaaatatttattgggaattgaagttgctcaTGGGAAAgattgtattgtgttaagtcagaggaagtatgttaTAGACTTGCTAGCAGAAACAAGTATGCTTGACTGTAAACATGCTGACACTCCTATCGAGCAGAACCATTAGTTAGCAGAGTATTTGGATCAGGTACCCACAAATAAATTGagatatcagaggttagttggccgGTTGATTTATTTGTCCCACACTATACCTAATTTAGCCTATGCAgttagtgtggtgagtcagtttatgcataatcccAGTGAGGCTCATTTGGATGCTGTATTTTGTATCTTGCGATATTTGAAGTCTGCTCCTCGGAAAGGGTTAATCTTTTCCAAACACTGTTATTTGGGTGTTTTTGGATACACATATAACGTCTCGAACCTGAATTTACcaatttactagtcatttggactgtaaacgacttttactgtcgttttgGTACTTTTGgggggccctaaaagatgactttttgttcgggtcaaaatttgagaaaattttcttcatgaaaattgtagaggacgttaaaccgagcccGTGCATATGTAATACGTAAAAATCAGaattcgtatgtgaaagttatagcttaaaatgtgaaaattactgttcatggtaataagtatatatatggaaatttactgttggtaggtttccattttcggaaacctcagtaactctctctctctcctttgttTCCCGAGTTTTCCTCTTCCCCTTCGGCCTCCCTTCAATTTCCGGCGAATCTGCTTCTTCCGGCCACCCAACGACAAACTCCAGGCAATGggccgcgctcctcctcctccttgacACACCTACGGTGGTGATTCaagacgatttggccggaatttcACAGATCGAGCTTCCAAACTTTACTGTAGCAATCGGCTTCAATCATCAATTTCTTccaattccggccatctccggccacaaAACCAGATATAGTAGAAGCGCCTCgagccaaggatcatttcccctCAAGCTTCTAGCTTCAATTCGTGGTGTGGAGAGTGAATCGAAGAAATttcaaaactagggttttgaaatttctgggcttgtgttcactggccaaattggagctcttcaaggtaaaattggaacttgttgtagttgagaaagatgttgggtttgttgagtaggtggttctgccaaattttggtggccatcagaggtGGTTGCTGCCGGCGCGTGTAGCCCACGTgctgccactgtaggtggcgcgtggtgGCACGTAGAGTGGAGTTTtttggtttctatttttagCTAATTAAAATGTACATGAGTTGTGGAGGttgtaaatgtgattttggtgaagattggagaagttgtAAATAGATTATGAATTTTCGAAAAGTTAAGAGTTTCGGTTATTGAAtttgagaatccgaccgttggatttctctcggttctgccctaG
Coding sequences:
- the LOC112173585 gene encoding auxin-responsive protein SAUR50, with translation MSTGMSKCNKLRRIIRIRQMLQRWHKKAHLKASPLAPSDVPAGHVAVCVGSSCRRFIVRATYLNHPIFKKLLVQAEEEYGFANQPGPLAIPCDESFFEEVLQMLSRSDSGRSGRFLSLEDLQRPCHVDTLNKLQVLDESWPLLHGKADKSVC